In Paenibacillus sp. BIC5C1, a genomic segment contains:
- a CDS encoding carbohydrate-binding family 9-like protein — translation MHSLPVERSTSYCCKPLSSVAQCGFPSAADWERCIPVELVDTVTGRPPNQSTEVRFGWSPEYLHIRFVCQDDYVVSDFTERDQPLYEQDVVELFIDEQGDGRNYIELEVSPHNVVFDTFIHNNGEGSELKVDVTWQLEGLQTAVEVDHQGRRVYVIHIPASNFKAPLTKGGCWRVNVYRIDENVQGDREYQAWQPTGAVNFHLPARFGHFQLG, via the coding sequence ATGCACTCTCTCCCTGTGGAACGGAGCACGAGTTATTGCTGCAAGCCCCTCAGTTCAGTTGCACAGTGTGGATTCCCCTCGGCTGCGGATTGGGAACGATGTATTCCAGTGGAACTGGTGGACACGGTAACAGGCAGACCACCTAATCAATCCACGGAAGTCCGTTTTGGCTGGAGTCCCGAATACTTGCATATTCGCTTTGTATGCCAGGATGATTACGTCGTATCTGATTTCACGGAAAGGGATCAGCCCTTGTATGAGCAGGATGTGGTTGAACTGTTCATTGATGAACAGGGCGATGGCAGGAACTACATCGAGTTGGAGGTAAGCCCGCACAACGTGGTTTTTGATACATTCATCCACAATAACGGCGAAGGTTCTGAATTGAAGGTAGATGTAACCTGGCAGCTGGAGGGGTTGCAAACGGCTGTGGAAGTGGATCATCAGGGCCGTCGGGTGTATGTGATCCATATTCCAGCGAGTAACTTCAAGGCGCCCCTGACTAAAGGGGGGTGCTGGAGGGTCAACGTTTACCGAATTGACGAGAATGTGCAGGGAGATCGGGAGTATCAGGCATGGCAGCCCACGGGTGCTGTAAACTTTCATTTGCCTGCCCGATTTGGTCATTTTCAATTAGGATAG
- a CDS encoding sugar phosphate isomerase/epimerase family protein, protein MKKGINIWSFPGNASIADCIQTAKQAGFEGIELSLNGEGELSLSASDQEVRDIQGRLEEAGLEIAGLATGLYWDYPMTSAHPEIRTKALDVCKKQLELAAAFGVDTILVIPGAVGVDFIPDSEVTDYEVAYERAQEALAHLLPYAESAGVSIGIENVWNKFLVSPLELRTFIDSFNSDYIGSYFDVGNVVQNGYPEQWVRILGHRIKKVHFKDYRRQAGGLHGFVDLLAGDVNYPAVMQALQAIGYDNYVTAEMIPPYTHHSKQIIFNTSKAMDAILGRSQE, encoded by the coding sequence ATGAAAAAAGGGATTAACATATGGTCGTTTCCAGGAAATGCCTCTATTGCGGATTGTATTCAGACGGCGAAGCAAGCTGGCTTTGAGGGGATTGAACTTTCGCTTAATGGAGAAGGCGAGCTGAGTCTGTCTGCCTCGGATCAGGAGGTTCGTGATATTCAGGGACGTCTCGAAGAGGCTGGCCTCGAAATTGCGGGACTTGCAACCGGATTGTACTGGGATTATCCGATGACGAGTGCTCATCCGGAGATTCGCACGAAAGCACTGGATGTGTGTAAAAAACAGCTGGAGCTTGCCGCGGCATTTGGTGTGGATACCATTTTGGTCATTCCGGGTGCGGTCGGTGTGGACTTTATTCCAGACAGCGAAGTAACAGATTATGAAGTTGCCTATGAACGGGCACAAGAAGCCCTTGCGCATCTGCTGCCGTATGCGGAGAGTGCCGGAGTATCGATTGGTATTGAGAACGTATGGAACAAATTCTTGGTGTCGCCGCTAGAGCTGCGTACCTTTATTGATTCTTTTAATTCGGATTATATAGGTTCGTATTTCGATGTGGGCAATGTCGTACAGAACGGTTACCCGGAGCAGTGGGTTCGCATTCTGGGTCACCGGATCAAGAAGGTGCACTTTAAGGATTACCGTCGTCAAGCGGGAGGACTTCATGGATTTGTGGATCTGCTGGCTGGAGATGTGAACTATCCGGCGGTGATGCAGGCATTACAGGCCATTGGTTACGACAACTATGTGACTGCTGAGATGATTCCGCCTTACACTCATCATTCGAAGCAGATCATATTTAATACATCCAAAGCGATGGATGCCATTCTTGGACGTTCTCAGGAATAG
- a CDS encoding Gfo/Idh/MocA family oxidoreductase, translating into MLKVGLIGFGFMGRMHFDNYVRLASEGEPVKLVAICDLRIEELKNGKAAGNMATEQEVYDLTPYRLYDNIDAMLEQEELDIIDITLPTPLHAELTCSLLEKGMHVLCEKPVARHSAEGWKMAETAKATGKTLMIGQCLRFWPAYAYLKSVVEDGRYGAVNAGYFFRGSDLPQEWFLDGEKSGGCILDMHIHDADIIHWVFGKPDHVSTLARNVIPGSGYDTVSTNYVYPDGKVLNAQADWTLGGDYGFSMTYRVNLEQGNLVFENGELKVNPNDAPGFVAELSPDSGYYHQLKYFIQSVQAGTPVSVCTPESATGTLELIEAEMRSADERGALVSL; encoded by the coding sequence ATGTTAAAAGTGGGATTGATCGGTTTTGGGTTTATGGGACGTATGCATTTTGATAACTATGTACGCCTTGCCTCAGAAGGGGAACCCGTGAAATTGGTAGCCATCTGCGATCTGAGAATAGAGGAACTGAAGAACGGTAAAGCAGCCGGCAACATGGCGACAGAGCAAGAGGTATATGATCTCACACCTTATCGTTTGTACGACAACATTGACGCGATGCTGGAACAAGAAGAACTGGATATCATTGATATTACGCTGCCTACGCCACTGCATGCTGAATTAACGTGTTCGTTGCTGGAAAAGGGCATGCATGTGCTGTGTGAGAAGCCGGTTGCGCGCCATTCGGCGGAAGGCTGGAAGATGGCAGAGACAGCCAAAGCGACTGGGAAAACACTGATGATTGGTCAATGTTTACGCTTCTGGCCAGCCTATGCCTATCTGAAATCCGTAGTAGAAGACGGGCGTTATGGAGCGGTCAACGCAGGTTATTTCTTCAGGGGTTCAGATTTGCCTCAAGAGTGGTTTTTGGATGGGGAGAAAAGCGGTGGCTGCATTTTAGATATGCACATCCATGATGCCGATATTATCCACTGGGTGTTTGGCAAACCGGATCACGTATCCACGCTGGCTCGCAACGTCATTCCGGGAAGCGGTTATGATACCGTATCCACCAATTATGTATACCCTGACGGAAAAGTGCTGAATGCCCAAGCTGACTGGACGCTGGGGGGAGACTACGGTTTCTCGATGACCTATCGCGTTAATTTGGAGCAGGGAAATCTGGTCTTTGAGAATGGCGAGCTGAAAGTAAATCCGAACGATGCTCCCGGTTTCGTCGCTGAGCTGTCACCCGACTCTGGATATTATCACCAACTCAAATATTTTATCCAGTCTGTTCAAGCAGGTACGCCTGTATCTGTATGTACACCGGAGAGTGCAACAGGCACACTTGAGTTAATTGAAGCGGAAATGCGCTCGGCGGATGAGCGTGGGGCATTGGTTTCATTATAA
- a CDS encoding bifunctional UDP-sugar hydrolase/5'-nucleotidase, producing the protein MTSITTTANFDIMVTSDLHGAIRPIHYNTNAYRPAGLALLASLIRRERDRSPELLLVDNGDLLQGSPLASYAASFVSNHEVHPFINVLNELGYDAAVMGNHEFNYGQDLLRKAVEDSHFPWLSANIVNEGKPDEKAPHTTPSGAGIPAFGPPYLVKTLSSGVKIALLGATTHYIPNWEHPKNIEGLQFLDALETIRAWVGYIREHEQPDVLVVSYHGGFESDLETGEPAERLTGENQAYAICRDIEGIDVLLTGHQHRQLTAEIHGVTVVQPGFSGNGAGHVSIELDRLSNGKWQIAGKQACLLLLDENSDVQPDSAVMKLTDELEAKAQAWLDQPIGEVAGDLSITDPAALRLAAHPFITFVHQVQMEATGAQISNTALLSEEARGFGSLITVRDVLSNFIYPNTLTMLELRGQDIRDALEQTARYFEVEASGEVVVNPAYMQPKPQHYNYDMWAGVEYELDISKPVGSRVVKLEREGIPVAMDATYSVVMNSYRAAGGGDYAMYPGKKVLHEGATDMAALVEDYIRRHQPLTVEQANNWRVVVVLSNYCN; encoded by the coding sequence ATGACATCCATAACAACTACGGCAAACTTCGACATCATGGTAACCAGTGACCTTCATGGGGCCATTCGTCCCATACATTACAACACCAATGCCTATCGCCCAGCCGGACTTGCTTTGCTTGCTTCGCTGATCCGGCGTGAACGGGATCGTTCACCCGAACTGCTGCTCGTGGATAACGGTGATCTGTTGCAGGGCTCTCCTTTGGCCTCGTATGCTGCTTCCTTTGTTTCGAATCACGAAGTGCATCCCTTCATTAATGTTCTGAATGAACTGGGCTATGATGCTGCCGTAATGGGCAATCATGAATTCAACTACGGCCAGGACTTGCTGCGCAAAGCCGTTGAAGACTCCCATTTCCCTTGGCTATCCGCAAATATTGTTAATGAAGGAAAGCCTGACGAAAAGGCACCACACACTACACCTTCTGGAGCAGGCATACCCGCCTTCGGTCCTCCCTATCTGGTCAAAACTTTGTCTTCAGGCGTTAAAATTGCTTTGCTGGGCGCAACGACGCACTATATTCCGAATTGGGAGCATCCGAAAAATATAGAAGGTTTACAGTTCCTTGATGCTTTGGAGACTATTCGTGCGTGGGTTGGTTATATTCGTGAGCATGAACAGCCGGATGTGCTCGTGGTCAGTTACCATGGTGGTTTTGAGAGTGACCTGGAGACAGGCGAACCTGCCGAGCGGTTAACTGGTGAAAATCAGGCGTATGCGATCTGCCGTGACATTGAAGGGATTGACGTTCTTCTTACCGGACATCAACACCGTCAGCTTACCGCCGAAATACATGGTGTGACCGTTGTTCAGCCTGGATTTAGCGGGAACGGTGCGGGTCATGTATCCATTGAGTTGGACCGGTTATCGAATGGAAAGTGGCAGATTGCAGGAAAACAGGCTTGCTTGTTGCTCTTGGATGAAAATAGTGATGTACAGCCCGATTCGGCTGTTATGAAACTGACGGACGAGTTGGAAGCAAAAGCACAGGCATGGCTGGATCAGCCGATTGGCGAGGTGGCCGGAGACTTATCCATCACCGATCCTGCCGCATTGCGGCTCGCGGCGCATCCCTTCATTACTTTTGTACATCAGGTGCAGATGGAAGCAACGGGAGCTCAAATCTCCAATACCGCATTACTTAGCGAAGAAGCCCGTGGGTTTGGTTCCCTCATTACCGTTCGGGATGTGTTGTCCAACTTTATCTATCCCAATACACTGACGATGCTGGAGCTTCGTGGTCAGGACATTCGGGATGCATTGGAGCAAACGGCGCGTTACTTTGAAGTGGAGGCTTCAGGCGAAGTAGTCGTTAATCCTGCTTACATGCAGCCGAAGCCACAGCATTATAATTATGACATGTGGGCGGGCGTAGAATATGAGCTGGATATCTCCAAACCTGTGGGAAGTCGTGTGGTGAAGCTGGAACGCGAGGGCATACCTGTTGCGATGGACGCGACGTATTCTGTAGTGATGAACAGTTATCGCGCAGCAGGTGGCGGTGATTATGCGATGTATCCGGGCAAAAAGGTACTTCACGAAGGCGCCACGGATATGGCGGCACTGGTGGAGGATTATATTCGCAGACATCAACCACTAACAGTGGAGCAGGCGAATAACTGGCGGGTTGTTGTCGTACTGAGTAATTACTGTAATTGA
- a CDS encoding phosphate/phosphite/phosphonate ABC transporter substrate-binding protein, translated as MKKSALFLPLLILVLFLSACGSNSSTTGSANGADTSSNSSSTDTAETDKAAEGYVPTELTVQFVPSQNADTLEAKAKPLEKLLGDKLGIPVKVSVSTDYNTIIEAMASNKVDVGFLPPTAYVLAKEKGAAEVILQAQRFGVNDETGAPTEELADSYKSMIIVKKDSPIQSVEDLKGKKIAYQNVTSSAGYVWPAALLLDRGLDPLKDVQPITVKGHDQGVLAVLNGDVDAAAIFQDARNTVAKDYPTVFEDTRVLAFTEPIPNDTIAVRTDMNADWTAKIKQAFIDIGKDPQGHEIIKEIYTHEGYVESDDSKFDIVRQYNEKVKTE; from the coding sequence TTGAAGAAGTCTGCTTTATTTTTACCATTGTTGATTTTGGTTCTGTTTCTAAGTGCTTGTGGGTCTAACAGTAGTACAACAGGTTCGGCTAACGGGGCTGATACGAGCTCGAATTCATCCAGTACTGACACGGCAGAGACAGACAAAGCCGCTGAAGGTTATGTGCCGACTGAGCTGACTGTACAATTCGTTCCATCACAAAATGCAGATACACTCGAAGCCAAAGCAAAACCGCTCGAGAAGCTGCTGGGTGACAAATTGGGTATCCCGGTGAAGGTCAGCGTATCCACAGACTACAACACAATTATTGAAGCAATGGCTTCCAATAAAGTGGACGTAGGTTTCCTGCCTCCGACGGCTTATGTACTTGCCAAAGAAAAAGGCGCAGCTGAAGTTATTCTTCAGGCACAACGTTTTGGTGTAAATGATGAGACTGGTGCTCCAACTGAGGAACTGGCAGATTCGTATAAATCCATGATTATTGTGAAAAAAGACTCGCCAATCCAATCCGTTGAGGATCTGAAAGGCAAAAAAATCGCTTACCAGAACGTAACTTCTTCCGCAGGTTATGTATGGCCGGCAGCCCTGTTGCTCGACAGAGGCCTTGATCCTTTGAAAGATGTACAGCCAATTACGGTTAAAGGCCATGACCAAGGCGTATTGGCAGTACTGAACGGTGACGTTGATGCTGCAGCAATTTTCCAAGATGCTCGTAACACTGTAGCGAAAGACTACCCGACTGTATTTGAAGATACTCGTGTACTGGCGTTCACTGAGCCCATTCCTAACGATACGATCGCAGTACGTACAGACATGAATGCAGATTGGACAGCGAAGATCAAACAAGCATTCATCGACATCGGTAAAGATCCACAAGGTCACGAAATTATCAAAGAAATCTACACACACGAAGGTTATGTAGAGTCTGATGACAGCAAGTTTGATATCGTTCGTCAATACAACGAAAAAGTAAAAACCGAGTAG
- the phnC gene encoding phosphonate ABC transporter ATP-binding protein: MIELHNVTKTYANGTKGLNNINLKFKQGEFIAVVGLSGAGKSTLLRSINRLHDISDGEILINGKSITKAHGKSLRMIRRDIGMIFQSFNLVKRSSVLRNVLAGRVGYHSTMRTILGRFPKEDTELAFGALERVNIAEKAYSRADQLSGGQQQRVAIARVLAQEAKIILADEPVASLDPLTTKQVMDDLKRINQDLGITTIVNLHFIDLAKEYATRIVGLRAGEVVFDGPVSEATDERFAEIYGRPILADELLDKQAVQEQRGEVLV, encoded by the coding sequence ATGATTGAGCTTCACAATGTAACGAAAACATACGCTAACGGCACCAAGGGCCTGAATAATATTAATCTGAAATTTAAACAAGGGGAATTCATTGCCGTAGTTGGTTTGTCTGGTGCGGGAAAATCGACGCTTCTGCGTTCCATTAACCGACTTCATGATATCAGTGACGGTGAGATTTTGATTAATGGCAAGTCGATCACCAAAGCTCATGGCAAGTCACTTCGCATGATCCGCCGGGATATCGGCATGATCTTCCAGAGTTTCAATCTCGTGAAACGTTCCAGTGTGCTTCGTAACGTGCTTGCTGGACGCGTGGGATATCATTCCACGATGCGTACCATTCTGGGTCGTTTCCCAAAAGAAGATACAGAACTCGCATTTGGAGCACTGGAACGAGTAAACATCGCGGAAAAAGCCTATTCACGTGCAGATCAGTTGTCCGGTGGGCAGCAGCAGAGGGTGGCTATAGCCCGAGTACTTGCACAGGAAGCCAAAATCATTTTGGCAGACGAGCCTGTCGCTTCACTCGATCCACTAACAACGAAGCAGGTAATGGATGATCTGAAACGCATCAACCAGGATCTCGGCATTACAACGATCGTTAACCTTCACTTTATCGACCTAGCCAAAGAGTATGCTACCCGTATTGTGGGATTGCGTGCGGGCGAAGTGGTGTTCGATGGTCCGGTATCCGAGGCAACGGATGAGCGTTTTGCAGAAATTTATGGCAGACCTATTCTGGCAGACGAGCTGCTGGATAAACAGGCTGTACAGGAACAGCGGGGAGAAGTTCTGGTATGA
- the phnE gene encoding phosphonate ABC transporter, permease protein PhnE — MKQPVNVSIDGSLQNESGKGKRPGTGSGSGSAVNRPKPPGRTKHLLTLVIILLLLWASAKQTDASFSELIEGFPNMLDLLKEMFPPRWTYFDNIVQGMLETIRMALIGTTIGAIIAIPVSIICAGNLMPSRWIYYPARFVLNLIRTVPDLLLAALFVAVFGLGPIPGILALAVFSVGLIAKLTYETLETIDQGPLEAMTAVGMNRIQLIVYGVVPQLAAQFTSYVLYAFEINVRAAAILGLVGAGGIGLYYEATLGFLEYDKTSVIILFTLVIVLIIDYVSTKLREKLL; from the coding sequence ATGAAGCAACCCGTAAACGTATCGATAGATGGATCATTGCAGAACGAATCAGGAAAGGGAAAGCGTCCTGGCACAGGTTCAGGCTCAGGCTCGGCTGTCAACCGTCCCAAACCACCGGGGCGTACCAAACATCTGCTCACGTTGGTCATCATTCTGTTGCTTTTGTGGGCAAGTGCCAAACAGACTGATGCCAGCTTCAGCGAACTGATTGAAGGTTTTCCGAACATGCTGGATCTGCTGAAGGAGATGTTTCCTCCGCGGTGGACTTACTTTGACAACATCGTTCAGGGCATGCTGGAGACGATCCGTATGGCTCTGATCGGTACAACGATCGGTGCGATCATCGCGATTCCGGTCTCCATTATCTGTGCAGGCAACTTAATGCCTAGCCGTTGGATTTACTATCCAGCTCGCTTTGTACTAAACCTGATACGTACCGTGCCTGACCTGCTGCTGGCGGCGCTGTTCGTTGCTGTGTTTGGACTGGGACCGATTCCTGGTATATTGGCACTCGCCGTCTTCTCGGTGGGACTTATTGCCAAGCTGACCTACGAAACGCTGGAAACGATTGATCAGGGACCGCTTGAAGCAATGACGGCTGTCGGCATGAACCGAATTCAACTCATTGTTTATGGTGTGGTGCCACAACTGGCCGCCCAGTTTACTTCCTATGTACTGTATGCCTTTGAGATTAATGTGCGCGCCGCTGCGATTCTCGGATTAGTTGGAGCTGGGGGCATCGGACTGTATTATGAAGCAACACTTGGATTCCTGGAATATGACAAAACGAGTGTAATCATTCTGTTTACCCTTGTCATTGTTCTGATCATTGATTATGTAAGTACTAAGCTGCGGGAGAAATTGTTATGA
- the phnE gene encoding phosphonate ABC transporter, permease protein PhnE, with protein sequence MMKNETSVIRRKPRKNPLRWVIVILLILVYAWALAGVPFTGLKETAGQIMKAIIAGVFSPDWDFVYLPEGEDLLRGLLDTLAISVLGTVISAVLCIPFAFWSARNMSSFRPVSGTGKMVLSFIRTFPEIIMALLFIKAVGPGSFAGVLALGLHSIGMLGKLFADEVENIDYGPSEALLASGATRMQQLWFAVLPQVLPGFLNYTLYRFEINVRSATILGVIGAGGIGTPLIFALSTRNWPRVGIILLGIIVMITIIDLISGYIRKKLV encoded by the coding sequence ATGATGAAAAATGAAACAAGCGTAATCCGGCGCAAACCACGGAAAAACCCGCTTCGCTGGGTCATTGTAATCTTGCTTATTCTTGTGTACGCTTGGGCACTTGCCGGCGTACCGTTTACCGGTTTGAAGGAAACCGCTGGTCAGATCATGAAGGCCATTATTGCCGGGGTTTTCTCCCCGGATTGGGACTTTGTTTATCTGCCTGAGGGTGAAGATTTGCTGCGAGGATTGCTGGATACGCTGGCGATCTCCGTGCTGGGTACTGTCATTTCCGCTGTACTGTGTATCCCGTTTGCGTTCTGGTCTGCCCGGAATATGAGCAGCTTCCGTCCTGTATCGGGTACGGGCAAAATGGTGCTCAGCTTTATCCGTACGTTCCCGGAGATTATTATGGCTTTGCTGTTTATCAAGGCGGTGGGTCCGGGTTCCTTCGCGGGTGTACTCGCCCTTGGACTTCATTCCATCGGGATGCTAGGTAAACTGTTCGCTGATGAAGTGGAAAATATTGATTATGGTCCTTCTGAAGCGTTGCTCGCTTCCGGAGCGACTCGCATGCAGCAGCTGTGGTTTGCTGTACTGCCACAGGTTTTGCCTGGATTCCTTAACTACACGTTGTATCGGTTCGAGATTAATGTGCGTTCCGCAACCATTCTGGGGGTTATCGGGGCAGGGGGGATTGGTACACCGCTGATCTTTGCACTCAGTACTCGGAACTGGCCGCGAGTAGGGATTATCCTGCTTGGGATCATCGTGATGATTACGATCATTGATCTGATCTCTGGATACATTCGCAAGAAGCTGGTATAG
- a CDS encoding IS3 family transposase: MSQRENYDIIDELRCSHGITRLLSITGIPRSSYYKWRATQPQRDARQDREREIKEHMMAIHFANREFGYPRMTTALWEAGLNVNHKKVWRIMRELSIQSVIRKKRKKSSYTPSVIYPNRLKRQFHATAPQQKMVTDITYIPNGSTFVYLSVIQDLFNNEIVAWQLSKRNDVQLVLDTVEQWTQKRDVSEAVLHSDQGFQYTSQAYNTRLEAFGVKGSHSRKATCLDNACIESFFSHLKTEKLYLNQCNSEVEIRQAVEDYMYNYNYRRFQAKLKQRAPIEYRCALAA, from the coding sequence CTGAGCCAACGGGAGAACTACGATATCATAGACGAATTGCGCTGCTCGCATGGCATTACACGCCTATTATCGATTACAGGAATACCCCGTTCCAGTTACTACAAATGGCGAGCAACACAGCCGCAGCGAGACGCAAGACAAGACCGTGAGCGTGAGATCAAAGAACACATGATGGCTATTCATTTTGCAAACCGAGAGTTTGGTTATCCTCGCATGACAACGGCGTTGTGGGAGGCTGGTCTGAACGTTAATCACAAGAAAGTATGGCGAATCATGCGGGAACTATCGATCCAATCGGTAATTCGTAAGAAGCGGAAGAAGTCCAGCTATACGCCATCTGTGATTTATCCGAATCGCCTGAAGCGCCAGTTTCATGCGACAGCACCCCAGCAAAAAATGGTGACGGATATTACCTATATTCCGAATGGAAGTACATTTGTTTACCTGTCCGTGATTCAAGACCTGTTCAACAATGAGATTGTAGCTTGGCAGTTGTCTAAACGGAACGATGTTCAGCTCGTATTGGATACGGTGGAACAATGGACACAAAAAAGAGACGTTTCAGAAGCCGTGCTCCATTCGGATCAGGGCTTCCAATACACGTCTCAGGCGTACAACACACGATTAGAAGCATTCGGCGTGAAGGGCAGCCACTCTCGCAAAGCAACCTGCCTAGATAACGCATGCATCGAATCCTTCTTTTCGCATCTCAAGACAGAGAAGCTGTACCTTAACCAGTGTAATTCAGAAGTAGAGATTCGACAAGCCGTGGAAGATTATATGTACAATTACAATTACCGACGTTTTCAAGCCAAACTCAAACAGCGCGCACCGATTGAATATCGATGCGCACTGGCAGCATAG
- a CDS encoding transposase: protein MAKKGQTFQTYTEEFKLNAVRSYVEGSSSYKVVADREGIRNCSQLKVWVKKWKNGEAFDERKNNVPNPMKGRPRTAFSSVEEERDYLQAQVDYLKKRYPNLVKEKR, encoded by the coding sequence ATGGCCAAAAAAGGACAAACATTTCAGACGTATACCGAAGAGTTTAAATTGAATGCAGTTAGATCCTATGTCGAAGGTTCTTCAAGTTACAAGGTGGTCGCTGATCGCGAAGGAATTCGAAACTGTTCACAACTGAAGGTGTGGGTAAAAAAATGGAAAAACGGGGAAGCGTTTGATGAGCGAAAAAACAATGTTCCGAATCCAATGAAAGGACGTCCTCGTACTGCCTTTAGCAGTGTAGAAGAAGAACGGGATTACCTTCAAGCACAGGTGGATTATTTAAAAAAGCGGTATCCAAATCTAGTAAAGGAGAAGCGCTGA